The proteins below come from a single Aegilops tauschii subsp. strangulata cultivar AL8/78 chromosome 6, Aet v6.0, whole genome shotgun sequence genomic window:
- the LOC109768253 gene encoding protein SEMI-ROLLED LEAF 2: MEVCESLCFLCPDLRTRSRHPVKRYKKLLAEIFPKSQDEPPNDRKIGKLCEYISKNSLRVPKITIYLEQKFFKELRSERFGSVKVVMAIYRKVTCSCPEQLPLFANSLLTIVETTMEQNRHDDLRIIGCQMLFDFVNHQVDSTYMFNLENQIPILCQLAQEMGEKEKISSLHAAALQALSSLVWFMGEHSHISAELDNVVSAVLENYDSPYANSETNDDTIEDRRNRWVNEVLKAEGHDPPAATILARVSSWKDIRTTNGALNLTTQESASPNFWSGICLHNLARISREATTIRRVLETVFRYFDTNNMWSPSKGLALCVLLDMQIVMEKAGQNAHILLSMLVKHLEHKNVSNQPDMILDIIEVTAHLAENSKAQSSTAIMAAISDMVKHLGKSMQDESLGGENKWNDSYQKGVDECIIQMSRKVGDAGPILDTLAVVLENVSSTTPVARSTICAAYRTAQIIASLPNLTYKSKAFPEALFHQLIMAMVYPDCETHLGAHQIFSVVLVPSSVAPCSFSGTSQTSKVNLQKTLSRTSSVFSSSAALFGKLKRNVSSFRGSPRRESSNLMPIITEDTEQGSANEPQLFKSQTIQRMTSVRDPSLPSATEISKSSGPAPETEPVILILSARQANILLSSLWTQALSPENVPRNYEAISHTYSLMLLFSGDKNSHLEILVGSFQLSFSLRNMSLQAGFLPPSRRRSLFTLATSMIVFFSKAFSVPTLIPVVKDLLIESTVDPFLRLVDDLRLQALDSGIESVFRDYGSKEDNDFATKSLSNIKLNDQSKQIAVSLILDNLKLSDPELSTVRNQLFEDFSAEDVCPIGSHFIASPSKSPAYNAKLHQKSLEVIPMGFIFEDDTIPEPTDTLAERQPSDNSLLDVDQLLQSVSETSQIVGRLSVSTNQGLPFKEVASQCEALLIGKEKKLSAFMSAHLQEVGTGMPKSSEPDSPIAGIILNTDDDQCYSNFCKLPVLNPYDKFLPSAGC, translated from the exons ATGGAAGTGTGCGAGAGCCTATGCTTCCTCTGCCCCGACCTGCGGACCAGGTCTCGCCACCCGGTCAAGCGCTACAAGAAATTGCTCGCCGAAATCTTCCCCAAGTCGCAG GATGAACCGCCAAACGATCGAAAGATAGGCAAATTGTGCGAATATATTTCGAAGAATTCACTGCGTGTACCAAAG ATTACCATTTATTTGGAGCAAAAGTTTTTCAAGGAATTGAGATCTGAGCGTTTTGGCTCAGTGAAAGTTGTCATGGCAATTTACCGAAAGGTGACATGTTCTTGTCCGGAGCAACT GCCCCTTTTTGCCAATAGTTTACTGACCATCGTAGAGACCACAATGGAGCAAAATAGACATGATGACTTACGGATAATAGGGTGTCAAATGCTTTTTGACTTTGTAAACCACCAG GTTGACAGCACTTACATGTTCAATCTAGAGAACCAAATTCCTATACTATGTCAGCTGGCCCAAGAGATGGGTGAGAAGGAGAAGATATCTAGTCTTCATGCTGCTGCGCTCCAAGCCCTTTCATCTTTG GTCTGGTTTATGGGTGAGCACTCCCATATCTCTGCAGAACTTGACAAT GTTGTCTCTGCAGTTCTGGAAAACTATGACAGCCCATATGCAAATTCCGAGACCAACGATGACACCATTGAGGACAGAAGGAATCGCTGGGTGAATGAAGTTCTCAAGGCTGAAGGTCATGACCCTCCTGCTGCTACCATTTTGGCAAGGGTTTCTTCATGGAAAGATATTAGAACTACCAACGGGGCATTGAATTTGACAAC ACAAGAATCAGCAAGTCCTAATTTCTGGTCAGGGATTTGCCTGCACAACCTTGCTAGAATATCCAGGGAAGCAACAACCATCCGGCGAGTTCTGGAGACAGTATTTCGTTATTTTGATACTAACAATATGTGGTCACCTTCTAAGGGACTTGCACTGTGTGTCCTTCTGGATATGCAGATTGTGATGGAGAAAGCTG GACAGAATGCGCATATATTGTTGTCGATGTTAGTTAAGCATCTCGAACACAAGAATGTATCGAACCAACCAGATATGATTCTAGACATCATTGAAGTTACAGCACACCTTGCTGAGAATTCCAAAGCTCAATCTTCTACTGCAATAATGGCTGCAATTAGTGATATGGTCAAGCATTTGGGTAAAAGTATGCAAGATGAAAGTCTTGGAGGCGAAAACAAATGGAATGACAGCTATCAGAAAGGTGTAGATGAATGCATTATTCAAATGTCTAGAAAG GTCGGTGATGCTGGACCTATCCTTGATACATTAGCTGTAGTACTGGAAAATGTTTCAAGTACCACACCTGTTGCACGGTCAACCATTTGTGCAGCATATCGTACAGCTCAAATAATTGCTTCATTGCCAAACTTGACATATAAGAGCAAA GCATTTCCTGAGGCATTGTTTCATCAACTGATTATGGCAATGGTCTATCCCGATTGCGAGACCCATTTAGGGGCACACCAGATTTTCTCTGTTGTTCTTGTTCCCTCCTCTGTCGCTCCATGCTCTTTCTCAGGAACTTCACAGACAAGCAAGGTTAATCTGCAGAAGACATTATCCAGGACATCGTCAGTTTTTTCATCTTCAGCAGCTTTGTTTGGGAAATTAAAAAGAAACGTGTCTTCATTTCGTGGAAGTCCACGGCGGGAAAGCTCAAATCTAATGCCCATCATCACTGAGGACACAGAACAGGGCAGTGCAAATGAGCCACAATTGTTTAAGTCACAGACTATCCAAAGGATGACTAGTGTAAGAGATCCTTCTTTACCGTCTGCAACAGAAATAAGTAAATCAAGTGGACCTGCTCCAGAAACA GAACCAGTCATCCTCATACTGAGTGCACGTCAGGCAAATATTCTGCTTTCATCGCTGTGGACCCAGGCATTGTCACCTGAAAATGTTCCACGAAACTATGAAGCAATTTCACATACTTACAGCTTGATGCTACTATTTTCTGGAGACAAG AACTCACATCTAGAAATTCTGGTCGGCAGCTTTCagctttctttttctttaagaaaTATGTCATTACAAGCAG GTTTTCTGCCACCATCACGCAGGCGTTCTCTTTTTACTCTGGCGACGTCTATGATTGTGTTCTTTTCGAAAGCTTTTAGTGTTCCAACACTCATTCCAGTTGTGAAAGATTTGTTGATTGAAAGTACC GTTGATCCATTTCTTCGTTTAGTTGATGACCTCAGATTGCAAGCTCTTGACAGTGGTATCGAATCTGTCTTTAGAGACTACGGTTCGAAAGAAGATAACGATTTTGCTACGAAATCTCTCTCTAACATCAAACTGAATGATCAGTCAAAACAAATAGCAGTTTCTCTTATTCTTGATAACTTGAAGCTATCTGAC CCAGAGTTATCTACTGTAAGAAACCAGTTGTTTGAGGATTTCTCTGCAGAGGATGTGTGTCCTATCGGTTCGCATTTTATTGCATCACCTTCAAAATCTCCTGCATATAACGCAAAGTTGCACCAAAAATCCTTGGAG GTTATTCCTATGGGATTTATTTTCGAGGATGATACCATTCCTGAACCAACTGACACCTTAGCAGAACGACAACCTTCGGATAACAGTCTTCTTGATGTCGATCAGCTTCTGCAATCA GTTTCGGAGACATCTCAGATTGTTGGAAGATTGTCCGTGTCAACAAACCAGGGTTTGCCTTTTAAGGAGGTGGCCAGCCAATGCGAAGCTCTCTTAATCGGGAAGGAGAAAAAGCTATCTGCCTTCATGAGTGCCCATCTACAAGAG GTTGGCACTGGGATGCCCAAGTCATCTGAGCCAGATTCTCCAATAGCTGGGATAATCCTGAACACTGACGATGACCAGTGCTACTCCAATTTCTGCAAGCTACCAGTCCTGAATCCCTATGACAAGTTCCTCCCATCTGCTGGTTGCTAA
- the LOC109768254 gene encoding ribonuclease 1, with protein MMRSCLPLALLVALSAAGCAAAQAADYDFFYLVLQWPGSYCDTKQSCCYPRSGKPAADFGIHGLWPNRDDGSYPQNCNPANAFDPSKVSDLLSSLRREWPTLACPTSDGLQFWAHEWEKHGTCAQNLFNEHGYFQTALHLRDQLRVLDALTSAGVSPDGGYYTLSAIKGAIQQGTGFEPFVECNRDESGNSQLYQLYFCVDANASGFVECPVQPGGRPCGNRVEFPTF; from the exons ATGATGAGATCCTGCCTCCCCCTCGCCCTCCTGGTCGCCCTGAGCGCCGCCGGGTGCGCCGCGGCGCAGGCGGCGGACTACGACTTCTTCTACCTCGTGCTGCAG TGGCCGGGGTCGTACTGCGACACGAAGCAGAGCTGCTGCTACCCGCGGTCGGGGAAGCCGGCGGCGGACTTCGGGATCCACGGCCTCTGGCCCAACCGCGACGACGGCTCCTACCCGCAGAACTGCAACCCCGCCAACGCCTTCGATCCCTCCAAG GTGAGCGACCTGCTGAGCAGCCTGCGCAGGGAGTGGCCGACGCTGGCGTGCCCGACGAGCGACGGGCTCCAGTTCTGGGCGCACGAGTGGGAGAAGCACGGCACCTGCGCGCAGAACCTCTTCAACGAGCACGGCTACTTCCAGACGGCGCTCCACCTCCGCGACCAGCTCCGCGTCCTCGACGCCCTCACCTCCGCCGGCGTCTCCCCGGACGGCGGCTACTACACGCTGAGCGCCATCAAGGGCGCCATCCAGCAGGGGACCGGGTTCGAGCCCTTCGTGGAGTGCAACCGCGACGAGTCCGGCAACAGCCAGCTCTACCAGCTCTACTTCTGCGTCGACGCCAACGCCTCCGGCTTCGTCGAGTGCCCCGTCCAGCCCGGCGGCAGGCCCTGCGGCAACAGGGTCGAGTTCCCGACCTTCTGA